The proteins below come from a single Garra rufa chromosome 3, GarRuf1.0, whole genome shotgun sequence genomic window:
- the rhpn2 gene encoding rhophilin-2 yields MTDTLIPNGCKTNGPVENGYFKKGCNPFAQTGRSKLQNKRATLNQQIIKQMRMRAGAENLLKATSNNKVREQVVLELSYVNSDLQLLMEQLEGLNSSVEVYQNVQETSSIPLIPLGLKETKDVDFSVALKDFILEHYSEDGSNFQDEIDDLMDQRQACRTPSRNSSGVDLLANYFSQLSFLETRFFSPTRQIGIFFTWYDSFTGVPVCQQNISLEKASILFNMAALYSQIGARADRQTQAGLEDAVAAFQKSAGVLNYLKETFTHTPSYDMSPAMLSMLIRLMLAQAQECLFDQITLPGIRNEFFSLLRIAQEAAKVGETYSEVHQSMIQTPIRNNVPFFWTTMSEIKTNHYNSLAHYFVSTALLDHQLTPSDDEDKQEKALSQLYDAMPDGRSPLDILKNKEERRKIGKAHLQRSIMGHEEAIRTHSRCRHLQKLDILSDILQAGLKRSLTKFEQNDKEEEFTDYMLAPDIISKTEKKAEMEIPTATKVKCKDLFQRLGPLSVFSAKQRWSAPRTIRLRLQDRDLGFTLKGDAPVQIQSLDPLCPAAAEGLKEGDYLVAVGETECKWMGVSDVMKLLKDVDEEGVNIRVVSMLDNSSQPMPNKSATYGGLPKTYSMICLAHDDDDKNPKSRKVAKKPSFLSWGLKNKQKSGSTLSLPNADFNGPWNRPCPTYPNSYNDSSLY; encoded by the exons ggCGACGTCCAATAATAAGGTTCGGGAGCAGGTGGTGCTGGAGTTGAGTTATGTCAACTCAGATCTGCAGCTTCTTATGGAGCAGCTGGAAGGACTCAACAGCTCTGTGGAAGTTTATCAGAACGTACA AGAGACATCCAGCATCCCACTCATCCCTCTTGGTCTGAAGGAGACAAAGGATGTGGATTTCTCAGTTGCTCTCAAG GACTTCATCCTGGAACACTATAGTGAAGATGGCTCAAACTTTCAGGATGAGATTGATGACCTGATGGACCAGAGACAG GCTTGTCGGACCCCCAGTCGTAATTCTTCCGGTGTAGATTTGCTTGCAAACTACTTCAGTCAACTTTCCTTCTTAGAGACTCGATTCTTCTCCCCTACACGCCAGATTGGCATTTTCTTCACATG GTATGACTCTTTCACCGGTGTGCCTGTGTGTCAGCAGAACATCTCTCTGGAGAAAGCCAGCATACTCTTTAACATGGCAGCTCTGTACTCCCAGATTGGAGCACGTGCTGACAGACAGACACAAGCTGGACTTGAAGACGCCGTTGCTGCCTTCCAGAAATCTGCAG GTGTGTTGAACTACCTGAAGGAGACATTTACACACACTCCCAGTTATGATATGAGCCCTGCTATGCTAAGCATGTTGATCCGGCTGATGCTAGCACAGGCGCAGGAGTGTTTGTTTGATCAGATTACTCTTCCAGGAATCCGAAATGAGTTCTTCAGCCTGCTCAGAATAGCCCAAGAGGCTGCCAAG GTGGGGGAGACCTACAGTGAAGTTCACCAGTCCATGATCCAGACTCCCATTAGGAACAACGTGCCCTTTTTCTGGACCACCATGTCCGAGATAAAGACCAATCACTACAACTCTCTTGCCCATTACTTTGTCTCCACCGCTCTGCTGGACCACCAAT TGACGCCCAGTGATGATGAGGACAAGCAAGAGAAGGCTCTGTCACAATTATATGATGCCATGCCAGACGGACGTTCTCCTCTTGACATCCTGAAGAATAAGGAAGAGAGACGCAAGATAG GCAAAGCTCATCTGCAGCGTTCCATCATGGGACACGAAGAGGCCATCCGCACACATTCTCGCTGTCGACACCTGCAAAAACTGGACATCCTGAGTGACATCCTGCAAGCTGGCCTCAAACGCTCTCTTACCAAGTTTGAACAAAACGACAAGGAAGAGGAGTTCACAGACTACATGCTTGCACCAGATATCATCT CTAAAACAGAAAAGAAAGCTGAGATGGAGATTCCAACTGCCACCAAGGTGAAATGCAAAGACCTGTTCCAGCGGCTG GGGCCTTTGTCAGTGTTCTCAGCAAAGCAGAGATGGTCAGCCCCACGAACCATCAGGCTGAGACTGCAGGACAGAGACCTTGGATTCACTCTGAAAGGAGATGCACCAGTTCAGATACAGTCACTGGATCCTCTTTGTCCCGCAGCG GCTGAGGGACTGAAAGAAGGAGATTACCTTGTTGCTGTGGGTGAGACAGAGTGTAAATGGATGGGAGTGAGTGACGTTATGAAGCTTTTAAAAGATGTGGATGAGGAGGGCGTCAACATCAGAGTCGTCAGCATGTTGGATAACAGCAGCCAACCAATG CCCAACAAGAGCGCTACATACGGCGGTCTGCCGAAGACCTACTCCATGATCTGTCTGGCACacgatgatgatgataagaacccGAAGTCTCGCAAGGTAGCAAAAAAACCATCATTCCTCAGCTGGGGTCTCAAAAACAAGCAAAAGAGCGGCAGCACGCTAAGTCTTCCCAATGCAGATTTCAATGGACCCTGGAACAGACCCTGCCCTACCTATCCCAACTCATATAATGACAGTTCCCTCTACTAA